In Flavobacterium endoglycinae, one DNA window encodes the following:
- a CDS encoding glycosyl hydrolase 115 family protein, which yields MKTYRKFISTVIIVLVSTMSKAQSFITEDKSQNVMVLKEKSLSLSFFVNSNLDAGVLRAVNNLQLDFEKVTGQRPNILNQNPNVSSPLIIIGMMGSNSVIDDLIKQKKIDGKELKGKNEKFIIQEVKNPLKGVAEALVIAGSDKRGTIYGVYELSKQIGVSPWYYWADVPVKHKENIYFIKGTYTEGEPAVKYRGIFLNDEAPALSGWAKATFGGFNSKFYEKVFELILRLKGNYIWPAMWGNAFYDDDAASGPLANEMGIVMGTSHHEPMALAQTDWRRYIKKNNLPNIWDYSKNKRVLDEFWKTGIQRSKNWEKLVTIAMRGDGDEAMSEGTNISLLENIVKEQRKIIEKETGKSASKTPQVWALYKEVQDYYDQGMRVPDDVILLFCDDNWGNVRKLPDLSKPLHKGGYGMYYHFDYVGAPRNSKWINISPIQRVWEQMNLSYENGVDKVWIVNVGDLKPMEFPISFFLDMAWNPKKFNSQNLFQYTENWTAEQFGSKYSKEIARLLNTYPKFNRRVTPEMLDSKTYSLENYNEFETVVNDYKNLALDAYRIYSELPDEYKDAYFQLVLYPIDACCNLYEMYFAQAKNKKLAEQKNSLANYYADEVKIKFERDSILQNKYNNEISGGKWPHMMDQMRIGYKAWHDGPKNILPEVKYLSDSEIVSPKVFVEKDGYVSIYAEHFSKMNNSKRIHWEVIPDFGKTQSGITTFPQSGYPTAEDNIFVEYEINFASSGECNVELLLAPTLNFNSNKGLRYEISFDGEKPQLVNFNGHYKGELGKWQAEHMIHSTTKHTILKSGKHTLRFRVLDPGIVLQKILIDTGALKPSYLGAPESERVSQ from the coding sequence ATGAAAACCTACCGTAAATTTATAAGCACAGTTATTATTGTTTTAGTAAGTACGATGTCTAAAGCTCAATCTTTTATAACAGAAGATAAAAGCCAGAATGTTATGGTGCTGAAAGAAAAATCGCTTTCACTTTCTTTTTTTGTAAATTCAAATTTAGATGCGGGAGTTTTGCGTGCTGTAAATAATCTTCAGTTGGATTTTGAAAAAGTTACAGGTCAGCGCCCCAATATTTTGAATCAAAATCCTAATGTTTCGTCACCGCTCATTATTATTGGAATGATGGGATCTAACTCGGTTATTGATGATTTAATTAAACAAAAAAAAATTGATGGAAAAGAACTCAAAGGCAAGAATGAAAAATTCATCATACAAGAGGTTAAAAATCCTTTGAAAGGAGTAGCCGAAGCGCTTGTAATTGCAGGAAGCGACAAACGCGGAACCATTTACGGAGTGTATGAATTGTCTAAACAAATTGGCGTTTCGCCTTGGTATTATTGGGCTGATGTGCCTGTAAAACACAAAGAAAACATTTACTTCATTAAAGGAACGTACACAGAAGGAGAACCTGCCGTAAAGTACAGAGGCATTTTTCTTAATGACGAAGCGCCAGCCTTAAGCGGTTGGGCAAAAGCTACTTTTGGCGGTTTCAACAGCAAATTTTACGAAAAAGTTTTTGAATTAATCCTGAGACTGAAAGGCAATTACATCTGGCCAGCCATGTGGGGAAATGCGTTTTATGATGATGATGCAGCCAGCGGACCTCTTGCAAATGAAATGGGAATCGTAATGGGAACTTCTCATCATGAACCAATGGCTTTGGCACAAACCGATTGGCGCCGTTACATCAAGAAAAATAATTTGCCAAATATTTGGGATTATTCCAAAAACAAAAGGGTTTTAGACGAATTCTGGAAAACAGGTATTCAGCGAAGCAAAAACTGGGAAAAACTCGTAACCATTGCAATGCGTGGCGATGGAGATGAAGCCATGAGTGAAGGTACTAATATAAGTCTGTTGGAAAATATTGTAAAAGAACAGCGCAAAATTATTGAGAAAGAAACGGGTAAAAGTGCCAGTAAAACACCTCAAGTTTGGGCTTTATACAAAGAAGTTCAAGATTATTACGATCAGGGAATGCGCGTTCCTGATGATGTAATTCTTTTGTTTTGTGATGATAACTGGGGAAATGTCCGCAAACTTCCAGATCTTTCTAAACCTTTGCACAAAGGCGGATACGGAATGTATTATCATTTTGATTATGTTGGCGCGCCAAGAAATTCAAAATGGATTAACATAAGTCCAATACAAAGAGTTTGGGAACAGATGAACCTGAGCTATGAAAACGGAGTAGACAAAGTATGGATTGTGAATGTGGGCGATTTAAAACCAATGGAATTTCCAATCAGCTTCTTTTTAGATATGGCTTGGAATCCTAAAAAATTCAACTCTCAAAATCTTTTCCAATACACAGAAAACTGGACAGCAGAACAGTTTGGAAGCAAATATTCTAAAGAAATCGCCAGATTATTAAATACCTATCCAAAATTCAATCGCCGTGTGACTCCAGAAATGCTGGACAGCAAAACCTACTCATTAGAAAACTACAATGAGTTTGAAACTGTTGTAAACGATTATAAAAACTTGGCATTGGATGCTTATAGAATTTACAGCGAACTTCCTGACGAATATAAAGACGCTTATTTTCAGCTGGTTTTATATCCAATAGATGCCTGCTGCAATCTTTATGAAATGTATTTCGCGCAAGCAAAAAATAAGAAACTGGCAGAGCAAAAAAATAGTCTTGCCAATTATTATGCAGATGAGGTTAAAATTAAATTTGAACGCGATTCGATTCTTCAAAACAAATACAATAATGAGATTTCAGGAGGCAAATGGCCTCACATGATGGATCAAATGCGCATAGGATACAAAGCTTGGCATGATGGTCCTAAAAATATTCTTCCAGAGGTAAAATACTTATCGGATAGCGAAATAGTATCTCCGAAAGTTTTTGTAGAAAAAGACGGTTACGTTTCTATTTATGCCGAACATTTTTCTAAAATGAATAATTCTAAAAGAATACATTGGGAAGTAATTCCAGATTTTGGAAAAACACAGAGCGGCATTACAACCTTTCCGCAAAGTGGTTATCCTACGGCAGAAGATAATATATTTGTAGAATACGAGATTAATTTTGCTTCATCGGGAGAATGCAATGTTGAACTTTTACTAGCTCCAACCCTTAATTTTAACAGCAACAAAGGACTTCGATATGAAATATCTTTTGATGGCGAAAAACCGCAGCTAGTCAATTTTAACGGACATTATAAAGGAGAATTAGGTAAATGGCAGGCAGAGCACATGATTCATTCCACAACAAAACATACGATTCTGAAATCCGGAAAACATACGCTTCGTTTCAGAGTTTTAGATCCGGGAATTGTGCTTCAAAAAATACTAATCGATACAGGAGCTTTAAAACCTTCGTATTTAGGAGCCCCAGAAAGTGAACGAGTGTCTCAATAA
- a CDS encoding alpha/beta hydrolase-fold protein, whose amino-acid sequence MKSIIRFFAVAVLLFMGQKGYSQDPNFHVYLSFGQSNMEGAAPIEAEDKLNVDPRFQVLEAVNCPDLNREMGKWYTAIPPLCRCKTGLTLTDNFGRTMVANLPKNIKVGVVNVAVGGCKIELFDKDNFDNYMKTAPDWMLGMIKEYNGSPYARLVEMAKIAQKKGVIKGILLHQGESNTGDTLWTKKVKIVYDNLMKDLNLDPKKVPLLSGETVNEDQNGKCASMNKIIATLPQTIPTSYVISSKGCAVAPDFLHFNPAGYRELGRRYAEKMLSLLGYKSNNPNDPFIVQAPIGFDQLNPAVPAGKVETVSYESKTVGTVRKATVYTPPGYAKNKKYSVLYLLHGIGGDEKEWLNGGNPQIILDNLYAEGKLEPMIVVMPNGRAMKDDSATGNIMAPDKVQAFSDFENDLLKDLIPFIEKKYSVLKDREHRAIAGLSMGGGQSLNFGLTNLDKFAWIGGFSSAPNTKKTEELVPNPEETKKKLKLLWISCGDNDWLLENSKRTHDYLFKNNVPHIYYLEPGVHDFKVWKNGLYMFSQLLFKPVDESSFAKYTVLGTVAQTNIRNAKYPQIFPDNRVIFKVNAPEASKVQIDLGRKYDMQKDGQGVWNVTTDVINGGFNYYSLLIDGVAVADPSSETFYGMSRMASGIEIPKRDGDFYELKAVPHGEVRIMKYFSKGTNSWREMYVYTPPGYETSSEKFPVLYLLHGGGEDQRGWSTQGKANLILDNLIAENKAKKMLIVMLDGNMGNTGGIAGFGAETLKAFENELKNGAIPFVESNFKVAADSKNRALAGLSMGGLQTLYAGIQNSAMFSSLGVFSSGWWANNPKLSDPQYDFMKNNAQTINANLKNFWISMGGKEDIAYENCKIMTKKFDQFGIKYSYSEYPGGHTWPVWRHDLFLYSQLLFK is encoded by the coding sequence ATGAAATCAATAATTAGATTTTTCGCAGTTGCTGTTCTTTTATTTATGGGGCAGAAGGGATATTCTCAAGATCCAAATTTTCATGTTTATTTAAGTTTTGGACAGTCCAATATGGAAGGTGCGGCTCCAATAGAAGCTGAAGACAAACTAAATGTAGATCCTCGTTTTCAGGTTCTGGAAGCAGTAAACTGCCCAGATTTGAATCGCGAAATGGGAAAATGGTACACCGCAATACCGCCATTATGCCGATGTAAAACAGGATTGACGCTAACAGACAATTTTGGACGAACTATGGTTGCCAATCTTCCTAAAAACATAAAAGTGGGAGTGGTAAATGTTGCTGTAGGAGGATGCAAAATAGAACTTTTTGATAAAGACAATTTTGATAATTATATGAAAACAGCGCCAGATTGGATGCTGGGTATGATTAAAGAATATAATGGCAGTCCGTATGCAAGACTTGTGGAAATGGCAAAAATTGCACAAAAAAAAGGAGTCATAAAAGGAATTTTACTGCATCAGGGAGAATCTAACACAGGTGATACATTATGGACAAAAAAGGTCAAAATCGTGTACGACAATCTGATGAAAGATCTGAACTTAGATCCTAAAAAAGTGCCTCTGCTTTCTGGAGAAACGGTAAACGAAGACCAAAATGGAAAATGCGCTAGCATGAATAAAATCATTGCAACTCTGCCTCAAACTATTCCAACGTCGTATGTGATTTCTTCAAAAGGCTGTGCGGTTGCTCCAGATTTTCTGCACTTTAACCCGGCAGGCTATAGAGAATTAGGAAGACGTTATGCCGAAAAAATGCTTTCGCTTTTAGGGTATAAATCCAATAACCCAAATGATCCTTTTATAGTTCAGGCGCCAATTGGATTTGACCAGCTAAATCCAGCAGTTCCAGCAGGAAAAGTAGAAACGGTAAGCTATGAGTCAAAGACAGTTGGAACGGTCAGAAAAGCAACGGTTTATACGCCGCCTGGATATGCTAAAAACAAAAAATATTCGGTTTTATACCTTTTGCACGGAATTGGTGGAGATGAAAAAGAATGGCTAAACGGAGGAAACCCGCAGATTATATTGGACAATCTGTATGCAGAAGGAAAATTAGAACCCATGATTGTGGTTATGCCAAACGGAAGAGCCATGAAAGATGACAGCGCCACAGGAAATATAATGGCGCCAGACAAAGTGCAGGCATTTTCAGATTTTGAAAATGATTTATTGAAGGATTTAATTCCTTTTATCGAAAAAAAATACAGTGTTTTAAAAGATAGAGAGCATCGTGCCATTGCAGGACTTTCTATGGGAGGAGGACAGTCTTTGAATTTCGGTTTAACAAACCTAGATAAATTTGCTTGGATAGGTGGATTCTCTTCGGCTCCAAACACTAAGAAAACAGAAGAGTTAGTGCCGAATCCTGAAGAAACAAAAAAGAAACTGAAACTGCTTTGGATTTCTTGCGGAGATAACGACTGGCTTCTTGAAAACAGCAAGCGCACACACGATTATCTATTTAAAAATAATGTGCCTCACATTTATTATCTCGAGCCGGGCGTTCATGATTTTAAAGTTTGGAAAAACGGTTTATACATGTTTTCGCAGTTATTGTTCAAACCTGTTGACGAATCAAGTTTTGCAAAATATACTGTTTTAGGGACTGTAGCGCAAACTAATATTCGCAATGCCAAATATCCTCAAATATTTCCAGATAACAGAGTGATTTTTAAGGTCAATGCGCCAGAAGCCTCAAAAGTGCAGATCGATTTGGGACGAAAATACGATATGCAGAAAGATGGACAAGGCGTGTGGAATGTTACAACCGATGTAATAAATGGAGGGTTTAATTACTATTCGCTTTTAATTGACGGCGTGGCAGTAGCAGATCCGTCAAGCGAGACTTTTTATGGCATGAGCCGTATGGCAAGCGGAATTGAAATTCCGAAAAGAGATGGTGATTTTTATGAATTGAAAGCTGTTCCGCATGGCGAGGTACGAATAATGAAATATTTTTCAAAAGGAACCAATTCATGGCGTGAAATGTATGTCTATACGCCGCCAGGATATGAAACTTCATCGGAAAAATTTCCTGTGTTATACCTTTTGCATGGAGGTGGCGAAGATCAAAGAGGATGGAGCACTCAAGGAAAAGCAAATTTGATTTTGGATAATTTGATTGCAGAAAATAAAGCAAAGAAAATGCTTATTGTAATGCTTGATGGAAATATGGGCAATACTGGCGGTATTGCAGGTTTTGGTGCAGAAACATTAAAAGCATTTGAAAACGAGCTCAAAAACGGAGCAATACCTTTTGTAGAAAGCAATTTTAAAGTGGCTGCAGACAGTAAAAATAGAGCTTTAGCCGGTTTATCAATGGGCGGGCTGCAAACGCTTTATGCCGGAATTCAAAATTCGGCTATGTTTTCAAGTTTAGGAGTATTCAGTTCTGGCTGGTGGGCAAACAACCCAAAATTATCAGATCCTCAATATGATTTTATGAAAAACAATGCACAGACTATTAATGCTAATCTAAAGAATTTCTGGATTTCGATGGGAGGAAAAGAAGATATAGCCTACGAGAACTGTAAAATTATGACGAAGAAATTCGATCAATTTGGCATTAAATACAGTTACAGTGAATATCCTGGCGGACACACTTGGCCAGTATGGAGACATGATTTATTCCTGTACTCACAGTTACTTTTCAAATAA
- a CDS encoding SGNH/GDSL hydrolase family protein — protein MKRYLKYILFLPLFVFITACKTNQTLVDSSRKSASVNWVGSWACAQMLVEPHNMPPAPGLAENTLRQIIKVSIGGEHIRLRFSNLFSDQPTVLKKVSIANALEAPAIDKNTQKILSFNGNQEIIVQPGAEVFSDDLNFQLKEGQLLAITIYYGVSSEKTSGHPGSRTTSYILPGDHLSDDIFSGAVKTDHWYSIMGLDVMASKNTSNIICLGNSITDGRGSGTNKQNRWTDILAARLAANKTTKNIGVLNLGIGGNCVVKGGLGPTALERFDRDVLSQAGAKWLVILEGINDIGGIKRAEDAPAKAQEIIDAYKIMIQKAHAKGLKVYGCTILPFQKSFYDAPFKQEARDIVNAWIRNNNFDAVIDFDKEMASKEDAKTILGNMHDGDFLHPNELGYQRMGEVIDLNLFK, from the coding sequence ATGAAAAGATATTTAAAATATATATTGTTTTTACCGCTTTTTGTTTTCATAACAGCATGTAAAACCAATCAGACATTAGTAGATTCTTCTCGAAAGTCGGCTTCAGTAAATTGGGTAGGATCATGGGCGTGTGCACAAATGCTTGTAGAACCGCACAATATGCCTCCAGCTCCAGGTTTGGCCGAAAATACATTGCGCCAAATTATAAAAGTTTCGATTGGAGGAGAACATATTCGACTGCGCTTCTCCAATTTATTTAGCGATCAGCCTACCGTTTTAAAAAAAGTCAGCATAGCCAATGCGCTTGAAGCTCCAGCAATTGATAAAAACACGCAAAAGATTCTCAGCTTTAATGGAAATCAAGAAATAATAGTACAGCCGGGAGCTGAGGTATTTTCAGATGACTTGAATTTTCAGTTAAAAGAAGGTCAGCTTCTTGCCATCACTATTTATTATGGAGTTTCATCAGAAAAAACATCCGGGCATCCTGGCTCGAGAACAACTTCGTATATTTTGCCAGGCGATCATCTTAGCGATGACATTTTTTCGGGTGCAGTAAAAACAGATCATTGGTATTCTATTATGGGACTCGATGTTATGGCATCAAAAAACACATCGAATATCATTTGTTTAGGAAACTCCATTACAGACGGACGTGGATCTGGAACAAACAAGCAAAACCGCTGGACCGATATTTTGGCAGCTCGACTTGCGGCAAATAAAACGACTAAAAATATCGGAGTCTTAAATTTAGGAATAGGAGGAAATTGTGTTGTAAAAGGTGGACTTGGACCAACGGCTCTAGAACGTTTTGATCGCGATGTGCTCTCGCAAGCAGGGGCGAAATGGCTTGTAATTTTGGAAGGAATAAATGATATAGGTGGAATTAAACGAGCTGAAGATGCTCCTGCAAAAGCACAGGAAATTATAGACGCTTATAAAATTATGATACAAAAGGCGCATGCCAAAGGCTTAAAAGTATACGGATGCACGATTCTGCCTTTTCAAAAATCATTTTACGACGCGCCTTTTAAACAAGAGGCGAGAGATATTGTAAATGCATGGATTCGAAATAACAACTTTGATGCGGTAATCGATTTCGACAAAGAAATGGCTTCAAAAGAAGATGCTAAAACCATTTTAGGCAATATGCATGATGGCGATTTTTTGCATCCCAATGAGTTAGGATATCAGAGAATGGGTGAAGTAATAGATTTAAATTTATTTAAATAA
- a CDS encoding glycoside hydrolase family 43 protein, giving the protein MNNKRAFFLPAVILLCSLLMQAQNNTKKIKNGKSPIFSNVVYKGDDQIYKNNPLKEDEFYSPILQGCYPDPAITRKGDDFYMVCSSFAMFPGVPIFHSKDLVNWTDLGGVLNNVSEFNPHDTGISAGVYAPGITYNPHNDTFYMIVTAFTGGLGNIIVKTKDPKKGWGSPIKLAFNGIDPSIFFDDNGKGYVVHNDAPDKGKELYVGHRVIKVWEYDLEKDQVIPGTDKIIVDGGVDLSKKPIWIEAPHLYKKDNHYYLMCAEGGTGGNHSEVVFISDSPKGPFKPSSNNPILTQRYFPQNRPNKVDWAGHADLVLGPDNKYYGVFLGIRPNEKDRVNAGRETFMLPVDWSGTFPVFENGLVPMGPKLKMPTGVVNKTGKEGFFPNGNFTFTENFTSEKLDYRWIGLRGPREKFISVVKKGLQINPFPVNIKELKPTSTLFYRQQHNTFTFSTGLEYKPESENDLAGIVCLQNEHYNYVFGVTKKGKDTYVLLERTENGQSEIISSAKIEIKGTLRLQVKAEGDNYQFSYALNGVDFQNLGTPVSGDILSTNVAGGFTGALIGLYATASNTSNVK; this is encoded by the coding sequence ATGAACAATAAAAGAGCCTTTTTTTTACCTGCAGTTATACTGCTGTGTTCACTGCTTATGCAGGCGCAGAATAATACAAAAAAAATAAAAAATGGAAAATCACCCATTTTTTCAAATGTTGTATACAAAGGAGATGACCAGATTTATAAAAACAATCCATTAAAAGAAGATGAGTTTTATTCTCCAATTCTTCAAGGATGTTATCCTGATCCTGCCATTACTAGAAAAGGAGACGATTTTTATATGGTATGCTCTTCATTTGCGATGTTTCCGGGAGTGCCGATTTTTCATTCTAAAGATTTAGTAAACTGGACTGATTTAGGAGGCGTACTGAATAACGTTTCAGAATTTAACCCTCACGATACAGGAATCAGTGCAGGTGTTTACGCACCTGGAATTACTTATAATCCTCACAATGACACCTTCTATATGATTGTTACTGCTTTTACAGGCGGTTTAGGCAATATCATTGTAAAAACTAAAGATCCCAAAAAAGGATGGGGAAGCCCAATTAAATTAGCTTTTAACGGAATTGATCCGTCTATTTTCTTCGATGATAACGGAAAAGGGTATGTGGTGCATAATGATGCTCCTGATAAAGGAAAAGAATTGTACGTTGGGCATCGTGTAATTAAAGTTTGGGAATATGATTTGGAAAAAGATCAGGTAATTCCGGGTACAGATAAAATTATAGTAGATGGCGGAGTCGATCTTTCTAAAAAACCAATTTGGATCGAAGCGCCTCATTTGTATAAAAAAGACAATCATTATTATTTGATGTGTGCCGAAGGCGGTACAGGAGGAAACCATAGCGAAGTTGTTTTTATCAGCGATAGTCCAAAAGGACCTTTTAAACCATCTTCTAATAACCCAATTTTAACCCAAAGATATTTTCCTCAAAACAGGCCTAACAAAGTAGATTGGGCAGGACATGCCGATTTGGTACTTGGGCCCGATAACAAATATTATGGCGTATTTTTAGGAATTCGTCCAAATGAAAAAGATAGAGTAAATGCAGGACGCGAAACCTTTATGCTGCCAGTAGACTGGTCTGGCACTTTTCCTGTTTTTGAAAATGGATTAGTTCCAATGGGGCCAAAATTAAAAATGCCAACCGGTGTGGTAAATAAAACAGGCAAAGAAGGATTTTTCCCTAATGGCAACTTTACATTTACAGAAAATTTTACTTCAGAAAAATTAGATTACAGATGGATCGGGTTAAGAGGACCAAGAGAAAAATTTATTTCTGTGGTTAAAAAAGGATTGCAGATTAATCCGTTTCCGGTAAACATCAAAGAATTAAAACCAACTTCTACCTTATTTTACAGACAGCAGCACAATACTTTTACTTTTTCAACAGGATTAGAGTATAAACCAGAATCTGAAAATGATCTGGCAGGAATCGTATGTCTGCAAAATGAACACTACAACTATGTTTTTGGTGTAACAAAAAAAGGAAAAGATACTTATGTACTTTTAGAAAGAACTGAAAATGGACAGTCAGAAATTATTTCAAGCGCAAAAATAGAAATCAAAGGAACTTTACGTCTGCAAGTAAAAGCCGAAGGAGACAATTACCAGTTTAGCTATGCTTTAAACGGAGTTGATTTTCAAAACCTTGGAACCCCAGTTTCAGGAGACATTCTTTCGACAAATGTTGCGGGCGGGTTCACAGGAGCTTTGATAGGACTATATGCTACTGCTTCTAATACTTCTAATGTAAAATAG
- a CDS encoding RagB/SusD family nutrient uptake outer membrane protein gives MKRYIFKNLIIGSAVLFSLAGCSDILEEKPHDFYEPGYFKTEQGVKQGLTSHYAHLRWIYGQAYFYNACQTGTDEATYAQSADGNFKDHDLSGVGIINPTSSRSDVLWNNSYYDINTASGIIENGAAVGVASSLIAESKFFRGFDYFLLVQTFGGVPLDLGAGELKFNSKPSRYSKRNTVPEVYTKAIFPDLLTAVNDLPDAPRLTGTVTKTVARLFLAKAYLTYAWWLQNPNNIPTYPDAPRTDPDGHNAQWYFQKAYDVAVEGINNPGSYGLLDSYYDVNAGANDRNKEVMLFADHTQESEYYNGASLTYGSGGAPDNFSGWMVTWNYTAIRSKNGTAAVSSVQREANQFLGRPWTRMAPPIEVFTNTFADKTNDSRYDGTFATVYRGNWNLQGTGLTGVATLTNANGLTIKPGDAVLTFLNDEPATAITYPSGQGDSGIGAGVLPGRADYVISPKGISRIVYPGFWKLGPYRTDNAGGLGQPNAGSTRPFPVAKFSELYLVAAEAAVKGATGSLTARSLVNVLRARAGKWKWDNNENTAKIQDNSAAMTSATPAVIDINYILAERSREFFGEGYRWYDLVRTQKWNEIAGKYSIGGSNYGQHTPEVVTRTIDVHHYLRPIPQGQLDGMEMSAAEKTAYQNPGY, from the coding sequence ATGAAACGATATATTTTTAAAAATTTAATTATAGGGTCAGCGGTTTTATTCTCCTTAGCTGGCTGTTCAGATATATTAGAAGAAAAACCTCATGATTTTTATGAACCAGGTTACTTTAAAACAGAACAGGGAGTTAAACAAGGATTAACTTCTCATTACGCACATTTACGCTGGATTTACGGACAAGCTTATTTTTATAATGCCTGCCAGACAGGAACAGATGAAGCAACCTACGCGCAGAGTGCAGACGGTAATTTTAAAGATCACGATTTATCTGGAGTAGGGATTATTAATCCAACTTCAAGCCGTTCAGATGTTTTGTGGAATAACTCTTATTATGATATCAATACCGCCAGTGGTATTATTGAGAATGGAGCAGCAGTAGGAGTTGCCAGCAGTTTAATTGCAGAATCTAAATTCTTTAGAGGATTTGATTATTTTCTGCTTGTTCAGACTTTTGGCGGTGTACCATTGGATTTAGGAGCTGGTGAATTAAAATTTAATAGTAAGCCATCTCGATATTCTAAACGTAATACTGTTCCTGAAGTATATACAAAAGCCATTTTCCCAGACTTATTAACAGCAGTTAATGATCTTCCTGATGCACCAAGATTGACCGGTACAGTAACCAAAACGGTAGCACGTTTATTTTTAGCTAAAGCGTACCTAACGTATGCTTGGTGGTTGCAAAATCCTAACAATATACCAACCTATCCAGATGCTCCAAGAACAGATCCTGATGGGCATAACGCACAATGGTACTTTCAAAAAGCCTACGATGTAGCTGTTGAAGGAATAAATAATCCAGGTTCTTATGGATTGCTTGACTCTTATTATGATGTTAATGCGGGTGCAAATGACAGAAACAAAGAAGTAATGCTTTTTGCAGATCATACGCAGGAAAGCGAATATTATAATGGAGCCAGTCTTACGTATGGTAGCGGTGGTGCCCCAGATAACTTTTCAGGCTGGATGGTGACTTGGAATTATACTGCTATTAGAAGTAAAAATGGAACTGCTGCAGTATCTTCCGTTCAAAGAGAAGCAAACCAATTTCTAGGACGTCCGTGGACGAGAATGGCACCGCCAATCGAAGTTTTCACCAACACTTTTGCTGATAAAACCAATGATTCTAGATACGATGGAACATTCGCAACTGTTTACAGAGGCAATTGGAATCTTCAGGGAACAGGTCTTACAGGCGTTGCTACTTTAACGAATGCTAATGGTTTGACAATTAAACCTGGAGATGCAGTTTTAACGTTCCTTAATGACGAGCCTGCAACGGCTATAACGTATCCTTCTGGACAAGGAGACAGCGGAATTGGAGCCGGAGTACTGCCAGGAAGAGCAGATTATGTAATTTCTCCAAAAGGTATCAGCAGAATTGTATACCCAGGTTTCTGGAAACTTGGACCATACAGAACAGATAATGCGGGCGGACTTGGACAACCTAATGCAGGAAGCACAAGACCATTTCCAGTAGCAAAATTCTCTGAATTATATCTTGTAGCTGCCGAAGCAGCGGTTAAAGGCGCAACAGGATCTCTAACGGCAAGATCACTTGTAAACGTATTAAGAGCCAGAGCAGGAAAATGGAAATGGGACAATAACGAAAATACAGCTAAAATACAAGATAATAGTGCTGCCATGACAAGTGCCACTCCTGCTGTAATCGATATAAACTATATTCTTGCTGAACGTTCACGTGAATTTTTTGGAGAAGGTTACCGCTGGTATGATTTAGTGAGAACACAAAAATGGAATGAAATTGCAGGTAAGTATTCTATCGGAGGATCTAATTACGGACAGCATACACCTGAAGTTGTAACCAGAACTATTGATGTGCATCATTATCTAAGACCTATTCCACAAGGACAGCTGGACGGAATGGAAATGTCTGCAGCAGAAAAAACAGCTTATCAAAATCCAGGATATTAA